A window from Nothobranchius furzeri strain GRZ-AD chromosome 17, NfurGRZ-RIMD1, whole genome shotgun sequence encodes these proteins:
- the tbx1 gene encoding T-box transcription factor TBX1 codes for MDDCGPLSPKANAFSIASLIAAAERAGNAAFDKQGTGLDKPDLHSYSSFKMHYSTVTREMEAFTTSSLSSLNTPGGYHLSPSPGDPYSQHESHFEPCPAAQHSYSYPGSNPGQAQPSDTGTPNCSSSSSSSTPNSKTIVKKNPKVANINVQLEMKALWDEFNQLGTEMIVTKAGRRMFPTFQVKIFGMDPMADYMLLMDFLPVDDKRYRYAFHSSSWLVAGKADPATPGRVHYHPDSPAKGAQWMKQIVSFDKLKLTNNLLDDNGHIILNSMHRYQPRFHVVYVDPRKDSEKYAEENYKTFVFEETRFTAVTAYQNHRITQLKIASNPFAKGFRDCDPEDWPRNHRPGSLPIMSAFARTRNPMSSPPQQNGSEKEDSRREYEGDPSGTPIHADPANQLMSRVLSPALPVPGGLHAIPLTSGRPSPPHDLRSDPHPLPPDTLHHHPYKYPTAYEHYLGAKTRPTPYPLPGIRGHTYHHHMNHATTNMYSATSGPSNYDYGPR; via the exons ATGGACGACTGCGGTCCCCTCTCTCCAAAGGCAAATGCTTTCAGTATTGCCTCTCTGATTGCGGCTGCAGAGCGAGCAGGAAACGCAGCGTTTGACAAACAGGGCACCGGCCTGGACAAGCCAGACCTGCACAGCTACAGTTCCTTTAAAATGCACTACAGCACTGTCACCCGGGAAATGGAAG CCTTCACGACGAGCAGCCTGAGCAGCCTCAACACGCCGGGGGGATACCACCTCTCCCCGTCACCCGGGGACCCCTACAGCCAGCATGAGTCCCACTTCGAGCCGTGCCCGGCCGCccagcacagctacagctacccGGGGTCCAACCCGGGCCAGGCCCAGCCGAGCGACACCGGGACGCCCAACTGCTCCTCGTCGTCCTCCAGCTCCACACCGAACAGCAAAACGATCGTGAAGAAAAACCCAAAAGTGGCTAACATCAACGTGCAGCTGGAGATGAAAGCGCTGTGGGACGAATTTAATCAGCTCGGCACGGAGATGATCGTCACCAAGGCGGGCAG GAGAATGTTCCCAACTTTCCAAGTGAAAATCTTCGGGATGGACCCCATGGCAGACTACATGCTCCTGATGGACTTCCTGCCTGTAGATGACAAACGATACAG GTATGCTTTCCACAGCTCGTCGTGGCTGGTGGCGGGTAAAGCGGACCCCGCCACGCCGGGCAGGGTTCATTACCACCCGGACTCTCCAGCCAAAGGAGCGCAGTGGATGAAGCAGATCGTCTCCTTCGATAAACTCAAGTTAACCAACAACCTGCTGGATGACAACGGGCAT ATCATTCTGAACTCCATGCACCGCTACCAGCCCCGCTTCCATGTGGTTTATGTGGATCCCCGCAAAGACAGCGAGAAATACGCAGAAGAAAACTATAAAACCTTTGTTTTTGAGGAAACCCGCTTCACGGCGGTCACAGCCTACCAGAACCACCGG ATTACACAACTGAAGATAGCCAGTAATCCTTTTGCAAAGGGCTTCAGGGACTGTGACCCAGAGGACTG GCCCAGGAATCACAGGCCCGGCTCGCTGCCAATAATGAGTGCCTTTGCCAGAACACGAAACCCAATGTCGTCTCCTCCTCAGCAGAACGGCTCAGAGAAAG AAGACAGCAGGAGGGAATATGAGGGAGACCCCAGCGGGACGCCCATACACGCAGACCCAGCTAACCAGCTGATGTCCCGAGTCCTCAGTCCTGCCCTGCCAGTCCCCGGTGGCCTTCACGCCATCCCGCTCACGAGTGGACGACCCAGTCCTCCCCACGACCTCCGGTCAGACCCCCACCCTCTGCCCCCGGACACTCTGCACCACCACCCCTACAAGTACCCCACGGCTTATGAACACTACCTAGGAGCCAAGACCAGGCCGACACCGTACCCTTTACCCGGCATCAGAGGACACACATACCACCACCACATGAATCACGCCACCACTAACATGTACTCAGCAACCAGCGGCCCCTCTAACTATGACTACGGGCCCAGATAA